One window of Kosakonia cowanii JCM 10956 = DSM 18146 genomic DNA carries:
- the nuoN gene encoding NADH-quinone oxidoreductase subunit NuoN — protein MTITPQHLIALLPLLIVGLTVVVVMLSIAWRRNHFFNATLSVVGLNVALLSLWFVGHAGAMDVTPLMRVDGYAMLYTGLVLLASLATCTFAYPWLEGYSDNKEEFYLLVLIAALGGILLANANHMASLFLGIELISLPLFGLVGYAFRQKRSLEASIKYTILSAAASSFLLFGIALVYAQSGDLSFVAIGKNLGEGVLHEPLLLAGLGLMIVGLGFKLSLVPFHLWTPDVYQGAPAPVSTFLATASKIAIFGVLMRLFLYAPVGNSEAVRVVLGVIAFVSIIFGNLMALSQTNIKRLLGYSSIAHLGYLMVALIALRGGQMSMESVGVYLAGYLFSSLGAFGVVSLMSSPYRGPDAESLYSYRGLFWHRPILSAVMTVMMLSLAGIPMTLGFIGKFYILAVGVQANLWWLTGAVVVGSAIGLYYYLRVAVSLYLNAPQQLNRDAPSNWAYSAGGIVVLISALLVLVLGIYPQPLISIVQLALPMM, from the coding sequence ATGACAATAACTCCACAACACCTGATTGCGCTGCTGCCGCTGCTAATCGTCGGATTGACGGTGGTGGTTGTGATGCTCTCCATTGCGTGGCGACGCAACCATTTCTTCAATGCCACGCTGTCGGTCGTTGGTCTGAACGTTGCACTGCTCTCGCTGTGGTTCGTTGGCCACGCCGGGGCAATGGATGTGACGCCGCTGATGCGCGTCGACGGCTACGCCATGCTCTACACCGGGCTGGTGCTGCTGGCGAGCCTCGCCACCTGCACCTTTGCCTATCCGTGGCTTGAAGGTTATAGCGACAACAAGGAAGAGTTCTACCTGCTGGTGCTGATTGCCGCGCTGGGTGGCATTCTGCTGGCTAACGCCAATCATATGGCGTCGCTGTTCCTCGGGATTGAGCTGATCTCGCTGCCGCTGTTCGGGCTGGTGGGCTACGCCTTCCGCCAGAAACGCTCGCTGGAAGCCAGCATCAAATACACCATTCTGTCGGCGGCCGCCTCCTCATTCCTGCTGTTCGGGATTGCGCTGGTCTACGCTCAGAGCGGCGATCTGTCGTTTGTTGCCATTGGTAAAAACCTCGGTGAAGGCGTGCTGCACGAGCCGCTGCTGCTGGCGGGTCTCGGTCTGATGATTGTCGGCCTCGGCTTTAAACTGTCACTGGTGCCGTTCCATCTCTGGACGCCGGATGTTTACCAGGGCGCGCCTGCGCCGGTCTCCACCTTCCTGGCGACCGCCAGCAAAATCGCCATCTTTGGCGTGCTGATGCGTCTGTTCCTCTATGCGCCGGTAGGTAACAGCGAAGCCGTACGCGTGGTGCTGGGCGTTATCGCCTTTGTCTCCATTATCTTCGGTAACCTGATGGCGCTGAGCCAGACCAATATCAAACGTCTGCTCGGCTACTCCTCCATCGCTCACCTCGGGTATCTGATGGTGGCGCTGATTGCCCTGCGCGGCGGCCAGATGTCAATGGAGAGCGTTGGCGTTTACCTGGCCGGCTATCTCTTCAGCAGCCTGGGTGCCTTTGGCGTAGTAAGCCTGATGTCCAGCCCGTATCGCGGTCCGGACGCCGAGTCACTCTACTCCTATCGCGGCCTCTTCTGGCACCGTCCGATTCTCTCGGCGGTGATGACGGTGATGATGTTGTCGCTGGCGGGTATCCCGATGACGCTGGGCTTTATCGGTAAGTTCTACATTCTGGCTGTCGGTGTGCAGGCCAACCTGTGGTGGCTGACCGGTGCGGTGGTGGTCGGTTCTGCAATCGGTCTCTACTACTACCTGCGCGTCGCGGTGAGCCTCTATCTCAACGCCCCGCAGCAGCTGAACCGCGATGCGCCGTCCAACTGGGCCTACAGCGCGGGCGGTATTGTAGTACTCATCTCCGCTCTGCTGGTGCTGGTGCTCGGTATCTATCCGCAGCCGCTGATTAGCATCGTCCAGCTGGCGCTGCCGATGATGTAA
- the nuoM gene encoding NADH-quinone oxidoreductase subunit M, with protein MLLPWLILIPFIGGFLCWQTERFGVKVPRWIALITMGLTLALSLQLWLQGGYSLSQAADFPTWQESFKHDWIPRFGITVHLAMDGLSLLMVVLTGFLGVLAVLCSWREIEKYQGFFHLNLMWILGGVIGVFLAIDMFLFFFFWEMMLVPMYFLIALWGHKASDGKTRITAATKFFIYTQASGLVMLIAILGLVFVHYNATGVWTFNYEELLKTPMSHNVEYLLMLGFFIAFAVKMPVVPLHGWLPDAHSQAPTAGSVDLAGILLKTAAYGLLRFSLPLFPNASAEFAPIAMWLGVIGIFYGAWMAFTQTDIKRLIAYTSVSHMGFVLIAIYTGSQLAYQGAVIQMIAHGLSAAGLFILCGQLYERLHTRDMRMMGGLWSKIKWLPALSMFFAVATLGMPGTGNFVGEFMILFGSYQVVPMITVISTFGLVFASVYSLAMLHRAYFGKAKSEIANQTLPGLSLRELFMILILVVLLVLLGFYPQPILDTSHAAMGNIQQWFVNSITTRP; from the coding sequence CCGAGCGCTTCGGCGTGAAGGTGCCGCGCTGGATCGCCCTGATCACCATGGGACTGACGCTGGCGCTCTCTCTGCAACTCTGGTTGCAGGGTGGCTACTCTTTATCGCAGGCTGCCGATTTCCCGACGTGGCAGGAGAGCTTTAAACACGACTGGATCCCGCGCTTCGGCATCACTGTCCATCTGGCGATGGACGGTCTGTCGCTGCTGATGGTCGTGCTGACCGGCTTTCTTGGCGTGCTGGCGGTTCTCTGCTCCTGGCGTGAAATCGAGAAATATCAGGGCTTCTTCCACCTGAACCTGATGTGGATCCTCGGCGGCGTTATCGGCGTGTTCCTTGCCATCGACATGTTCCTGTTCTTCTTCTTCTGGGAAATGATGCTGGTGCCGATGTACTTCCTGATTGCGCTGTGGGGCCATAAAGCCTCCGACGGGAAGACGCGTATCACCGCGGCAACGAAATTCTTCATCTATACCCAGGCAAGCGGCCTGGTGATGTTGATTGCCATCCTCGGCCTGGTGTTTGTGCACTACAACGCCACCGGCGTGTGGACCTTCAACTATGAAGAACTGCTGAAAACGCCGATGTCCCACAACGTTGAATACCTGCTGATGCTCGGCTTCTTTATCGCCTTTGCGGTGAAAATGCCGGTGGTGCCGCTGCACGGCTGGCTGCCGGATGCGCACTCGCAGGCACCGACCGCTGGTTCCGTTGACCTCGCGGGGATCTTGCTGAAAACCGCCGCTTACGGCCTGCTGCGCTTCTCGCTGCCGCTCTTCCCGAACGCTTCGGCGGAGTTCGCACCGATTGCCATGTGGCTGGGCGTAATTGGTATCTTCTACGGCGCGTGGATGGCCTTCACGCAGACCGATATCAAACGTCTTATCGCCTACACCTCCGTTTCCCACATGGGCTTCGTACTGATTGCCATCTACACCGGCAGCCAGCTGGCCTACCAGGGCGCGGTGATTCAGATGATTGCCCACGGTCTTTCGGCGGCAGGTCTGTTTATTCTCTGCGGTCAGCTTTACGAACGTCTGCATACCCGCGATATGCGCATGATGGGCGGTTTGTGGAGCAAGATTAAGTGGCTGCCGGCGCTGTCGATGTTCTTCGCTGTGGCGACGCTGGGTATGCCGGGTACCGGTAACTTCGTCGGTGAGTTCATGATCCTGTTCGGTAGCTACCAGGTTGTACCGATGATTACCGTGATCTCCACCTTCGGTCTGGTCTTCGCCTCCGTTTACTCGCTGGCGATGCTGCATCGCGCTTACTTCGGTAAAGCGAAGAGCGAAATCGCGAACCAGACGCTGCCGGGTCTGTCACTGCGCGAGCTGTTTATGATCCTTATCCTGGTCGTGCTTCTGGTACTGCTTGGCTTCTATCCGCAGCCGATTCTGGATACCTCGCACGCTGCGATGGGCAATATCCAGCAGTGGTTTGTTAACTCCATTACTACAAGGCCGTAA
- the rnz gene encoding ribonuclease Z yields the protein MELIFLGTSAGVPTRARNVTAILLNLQHPTSAGLWLFDCGEGTQHQLLHTTFNPGKLDKIFITHLHGDHIFGLPGLLCSRSMAGNTQPLHIYGPHGIKEFVETALRLSGSWTDYPLTIEEVKPGLVMDDGLHKVTAFPLAHPVECYGYRVEEHDKPGALNAAALVAAGVPAGPLFQTLKAGGTVTLDDGRVIEGKDYLAPSEPGKRVAIFGDTSPCPAALELAKDVDVVVHEATLESAMEEKANSRGHSSARQAAQLAQQAGASRLVITHISSRYDAEGSQALLKECREIFPETTLAADFDVVRI from the coding sequence GTGGAACTGATCTTCTTAGGTACTTCAGCAGGCGTCCCGACGCGGGCGCGCAACGTCACCGCCATTCTGCTCAATCTTCAGCACCCGACGAGCGCCGGGCTGTGGCTTTTCGACTGTGGTGAAGGTACGCAGCATCAACTGCTGCACACCACTTTTAATCCGGGCAAGCTGGACAAAATTTTTATTACCCATCTGCATGGCGACCATATTTTTGGCCTGCCGGGCCTGCTCTGCAGCCGGTCGATGGCGGGCAATACGCAGCCGCTGCACATTTACGGCCCGCATGGCATCAAGGAGTTTGTTGAGACCGCGCTGCGCCTGAGCGGCTCGTGGACCGACTATCCGCTGACCATTGAAGAGGTCAAGCCGGGGCTGGTGATGGATGATGGGCTGCACAAAGTGACGGCCTTCCCGCTGGCCCATCCGGTGGAGTGTTACGGCTACCGCGTAGAAGAGCACGATAAACCAGGTGCGCTGAATGCCGCTGCGCTTGTCGCCGCAGGCGTTCCCGCCGGGCCGCTGTTCCAGACATTAAAGGCGGGCGGTACGGTGACGCTGGATGACGGGCGCGTTATTGAGGGTAAAGATTACCTGGCACCCTCCGAGCCGGGTAAACGGGTGGCAATCTTCGGCGATACCTCACCCTGCCCCGCCGCGCTGGAGTTAGCGAAAGATGTTGATGTGGTGGTGCATGAAGCAACGCTTGAGAGTGCCATGGAAGAGAAGGCCAACAGCCGCGGGCACAGCTCAGCGCGGCAGGCGGCGCAACTGGCTCAGCAGGCTGGTGCTTCACGTCTGGTGATTACCCATATCAGTTCGCGTTATGACGCCGAGGGGAGCCAGGCGCTGCTAAAAGAGTGTCGTGAAATCTTCCCGGAGACGACCTTAGCAGCAGATTTTGACGTAGTTCGCATTTGA
- a CDS encoding chemotaxis protein codes for MDNFQKDIDDRANLTLSNRFELLLFRLGTSLDATKSELFGINVFKLREIVPMPTFTRPAGMKPPLMGMVNIRDQVIPVIDLSAVAGCKPETGLNILLITEYARSVQAFAVESVENITRLDWKQVHTAEKAINGRYITSIACLDDDKDTNNLAMVLDVEQILYDIVPADHDVHGDHVPDKKFNLKPGSIAIVAEDSKVARAMLEKGLNAMEIPSMMHITGKDAWEKIQLIAQQAEKEGVPVSDKISMVLTDLEMPEMDGFTLTRLIKTDPRLKNIPVVIHSSLSGSANEDHVRKVQADGYVAKFEINELSAVIQEVLDRAANNVRGPLISHRQMAPTPLLAK; via the coding sequence ATGGATAATTTCCAGAAAGACATCGATGACAGGGCGAATCTTACTCTGTCGAACCGGTTTGAGCTGTTGCTGTTTCGCCTTGGCACATCATTAGATGCGACGAAATCTGAGCTGTTTGGCATCAATGTGTTTAAGTTGCGCGAAATCGTACCGATGCCCACATTTACTCGCCCTGCGGGAATGAAGCCGCCATTGATGGGGATGGTCAATATTCGCGATCAGGTGATCCCGGTAATTGACCTCTCCGCCGTCGCCGGGTGTAAACCGGAGACCGGCTTAAACATTCTGCTGATCACTGAATATGCCCGTAGCGTGCAGGCTTTTGCCGTCGAGTCCGTCGAGAACATCACGCGCCTGGACTGGAAACAGGTGCACACGGCGGAGAAAGCGATCAATGGCCGCTATATCACCAGTATTGCCTGCCTCGATGATGATAAGGACACCAACAACCTGGCGATGGTGCTGGACGTTGAACAGATCCTCTATGACATCGTTCCGGCGGATCATGACGTTCACGGCGATCATGTGCCGGATAAGAAATTCAACCTGAAACCGGGTTCCATCGCGATTGTGGCTGAAGACTCCAAAGTGGCGCGCGCCATGCTGGAAAAAGGCCTGAACGCCATGGAGATCCCGAGCATGATGCACATCACCGGCAAAGATGCGTGGGAGAAAATCCAGCTCATTGCCCAGCAGGCGGAAAAAGAGGGTGTGCCGGTAAGCGATAAGATCTCAATGGTGCTGACCGATCTGGAGATGCCGGAGATGGATGGCTTTACCCTGACACGCCTGATCAAAACCGATCCGCGCCTGAAGAATATTCCGGTGGTGATCCACTCTTCCCTCTCCGGCAGCGCCAACGAAGATCACGTCCGTAAAGTGCAGGCCGATGGCTATGTCGCGAAGTTCGAAATTAACGAACTTTCAGCGGTGATCCAGGAGGTGCTCGATCGCGCAGCGAACAACGTTCGCGGCCCGCTGATCAGCCACCGCCAGATGGCCCCGACCCCGCTGCTGGCGAAGTAA
- a CDS encoding GNAT family N-acetyltransferase, translating into MIRWQDLHHSELTVPALYALLKLRCEVFVVEQTCPYLDIDGDDLVGENRHLLGWQGDELVAYARILKSNDDFSPVAIGRVIVSASVRGEKLGYQLMSRAVASCLQYWPQHALYLSAQAHLQPFYQQFGFQPVTDIYDEDGIPHIGMAREVAQA; encoded by the coding sequence ATGATCCGCTGGCAAGACCTGCACCATTCCGAACTGACCGTACCTGCGCTCTATGCGCTGTTGAAACTGCGCTGCGAAGTATTTGTGGTCGAACAGACCTGCCCTTATCTCGATATTGACGGCGACGACCTGGTGGGAGAGAACCGCCACCTGCTCGGCTGGCAGGGTGATGAGCTGGTGGCGTATGCGAGGATTCTGAAAAGTAACGATGATTTCTCGCCCGTTGCCATCGGCAGAGTGATTGTCAGCGCCAGCGTACGCGGGGAAAAACTGGGTTATCAACTGATGTCGCGCGCGGTGGCCTCCTGCCTGCAATACTGGCCGCAGCACGCGCTATACCTGAGTGCACAGGCGCATCTGCAACCCTTTTATCAACAGTTCGGTTTCCAGCCAGTTACCGATATCTATGATGAAGATGGCATTCCCCACATCGGCATGGCGCGCGAGGTCGCCCAGGCGTAA